In Drosophila takahashii strain IR98-3 E-12201 chromosome 4, DtakHiC1v2, whole genome shotgun sequence, one DNA window encodes the following:
- the LOC108061645 gene encoding RNA-binding protein MEX3B isoform X2, translating into MSAAHISTEFSGFNRVSSSSASSSISSFNFSSASVSPSSSSLRESGAAPVLISLQKRAKCAVVMSAQVTPKILASINSKESIHKSNAVHHLDMADQGKVNASSLPLSDDPRTLQLALELSLVGFNDNQTCYAPPAQPLSLPLTAQSDFEMGTINGIPPFSKTDTTLPLTPAPSSLLLPTAGTVSLEDRSKKSQNMTECVPVPSSEHVAEIVGRQGCKIKALRAKTNTYIKTPVRGEEPVFVVTGRKEDVNKAKREILSAADHFSLIRASRKPISDGHSSGIVGNASGSGGGAVPRMQSGPPCMPGQVTIQDYASTTMKILGNGSNSVKPMHGHHSGNCFQKTEFSDMEIAATITPTGISDKHLPGNEVTMPIAKANVVFRNTPSKTLSFCPPTSTSASIHSNSNANILTRSCSSASSTTSTKSTNNSANTPPEILNIWKNISDSIDVDEGIGDSPSIWNQQANIIPTAHCSPTISISPTDSLLGLGEHSASQKNMHHTKDPTICNNQQKTQAIQLQPNPEKFMIHRECFVCNENDVTTALVPCGHNMFCMECANQICISMEAVCPVCNSIVYHAMRILG; encoded by the exons ATGTCTGCAGCACACATAAGCACTGAGTTCAGTGGGTTCAACAGAGTGAGTTCAAGTTCTGCGTCCAGTTCCATATCATCCTTCAACTTCTCATCGGCTTCCGTGTCACCGAGCTCCTCCTCATTGCGTGAAAGTGGTGCTGCACCGGTATTAATTTCGCTCCAAAAAAGGGCCAAGTGCGCTGTAGTGATGTCAGCCCAGGTCACACCGAAGATCCTGGCTAGCATTAATTCAAAGGAGTCGATTCACAAGTCAAACGCCGTACACCACCTCGATATGGCTGATCAAGGCAAGGTCAACGCCTCATCTCTGCCACTGTCGGATGATCCGCGAACACTGCAACTGGCGTTGGAACTATCGCTGGTCGGATTCAACGACAATCAAACTTGTTATGCGCCACCTGCTCAGCCTCTATCATTGCCCCTGACTGCACAAAGTGACTTCGAGATGGGTACCATCAACGGCATACCCCCGTTCTCCAAAACAGACACCACCCTGCCACTCACACCTGCACCAAGTTCCCTTCTGTTACCCACTGCCGGCACCGTCAGCTTAGAGGACCGATCAAAGAAGTCCCAGAACATGACCGAGTGTGTTCCAGTCCCCAGTTCTGAACATGTGGCCGAAATAGTGGGCAGACAGG GTTGCAAAATCAAAGCGTTGAGAGCCAAGACCAACACTTATATTAAAACACCAGTTCGAGGAGAGGAACCGGTGTTCGTTGTGACTGGTCGAAAGGAAGATGTAAACAAGGCCAAACGAGAAATACTTTCCGCTGCTGACCACTTTAGCCTAATACGGGCATCACGTAAGCCTATAAGTGACGGTCACAGCAGCGGAATTGTAGGAAATGCGAGTGGATCTGGTGGTGGTGCAGTGCCACGCATGCAATCAGGTCCCCCATGTATGCCTGGACAAGTCACCATACAG GACTATGCAAGTACTACAATGAAGATTCTTGGGAACGGTAGCAATTCCGTGAAGCCCATGCATGGCCATCATAGTGGCAATTGCTTTCAAAAAACTGAGTTTTCTGATATGGAAATAGCAGCAACTATAACGCCAACAGGAATATCAGACAAACATCTTCCCGGAAATGAAGTTACCATGCCCATAGCCAAGGCTAATGTTGTATTCCGTAATACGCCTAGTAAAACATTATCCTTCTGTCCTCCCACATCTACATCAGCATCGATTCATTCGAACTCTAATGCAAATATATTAACGCGATCTTGTTCATCTGCTTCTTCAACAACTTCAACAAAGAGCACCAACAATAGCGCCAACACACCTCCAGAAATATTGaatatatggaaaaatataagtGATTCAATTGACGTCGACGAGGGTATAGGGGATTCGCCCAGTATTTGGAACCAACAGGCAAATATTATACCCACAGCACACTGCTCACCGACAATCTCAATCAGTCCTACGGACTCGCTTTTGGGCTTGGGTGAGCATTCTGCAAGTCAAAAAAATATGCACCATACTAAAGATCCGACTATATGTAACAATCAGCAAAAGACTCAAGCCATTCAATTACAACCTAATCCtgaaaaatttatgattcaccGCGAATGTTTTGTTTGTAATGAAAATGATGTAACCACTGCTTTGGTTCCATGTGGACACAATATGTTTTGCATGGAATGCGCAAATCAAATCTGCATTTCTATGGAAGCAGTTTGTCCGGTTTGCAATTCGATTGTTTACCACGCAATGCGCATTTTAGgataa
- the LOC108061645 gene encoding RNA-binding protein MEX3B isoform X1 → MSAAHISTEFSGFNRVSSSSASSSISSFNFSSASVSPSSSSLRESGAAPVLISLQKRAKCAVVMSAQVTPKILASINSKESIHKSNAVHHLDMADQGKVNASSLPLSDDPRTLQLALELSLVGFNDNQTCYAPPAQPLSLPLTAQSDFEMGTINGIPPFSKTDTTLPLTPAPSSLLLPTAGTVSLEDRSKKSQNMTECVPVPSSEHVAEIVGRQGCKIKALRAKTNTYIKTPVRGEEPVFVVTGRKEDVNKAKREILSAADHFSLIRASRKPISDGHSSGIVGNASGSGGGAVPRMQSGPPCMPGQVTIQVRVPYRVVGLVVGPKGATIKHIQQETQTYIVTPSREKEPIFEVTGLPDNVDTARKQIEAHIALRTGTGSGNGDANTMHCGESVETNEFANLPTINSLTQILNDDLNSEILSSIYKNSIPSAQDYASTTMKILGNGSNSVKPMHGHHSGNCFQKTEFSDMEIAATITPTGISDKHLPGNEVTMPIAKANVVFRNTPSKTLSFCPPTSTSASIHSNSNANILTRSCSSASSTTSTKSTNNSANTPPEILNIWKNISDSIDVDEGIGDSPSIWNQQANIIPTAHCSPTISISPTDSLLGLGEHSASQKNMHHTKDPTICNNQQKTQAIQLQPNPEKFMIHRECFVCNENDVTTALVPCGHNMFCMECANQICISMEAVCPVCNSIVYHAMRILG, encoded by the exons ATGTCTGCAGCACACATAAGCACTGAGTTCAGTGGGTTCAACAGAGTGAGTTCAAGTTCTGCGTCCAGTTCCATATCATCCTTCAACTTCTCATCGGCTTCCGTGTCACCGAGCTCCTCCTCATTGCGTGAAAGTGGTGCTGCACCGGTATTAATTTCGCTCCAAAAAAGGGCCAAGTGCGCTGTAGTGATGTCAGCCCAGGTCACACCGAAGATCCTGGCTAGCATTAATTCAAAGGAGTCGATTCACAAGTCAAACGCCGTACACCACCTCGATATGGCTGATCAAGGCAAGGTCAACGCCTCATCTCTGCCACTGTCGGATGATCCGCGAACACTGCAACTGGCGTTGGAACTATCGCTGGTCGGATTCAACGACAATCAAACTTGTTATGCGCCACCTGCTCAGCCTCTATCATTGCCCCTGACTGCACAAAGTGACTTCGAGATGGGTACCATCAACGGCATACCCCCGTTCTCCAAAACAGACACCACCCTGCCACTCACACCTGCACCAAGTTCCCTTCTGTTACCCACTGCCGGCACCGTCAGCTTAGAGGACCGATCAAAGAAGTCCCAGAACATGACCGAGTGTGTTCCAGTCCCCAGTTCTGAACATGTGGCCGAAATAGTGGGCAGACAGG GTTGCAAAATCAAAGCGTTGAGAGCCAAGACCAACACTTATATTAAAACACCAGTTCGAGGAGAGGAACCGGTGTTCGTTGTGACTGGTCGAAAGGAAGATGTAAACAAGGCCAAACGAGAAATACTTTCCGCTGCTGACCACTTTAGCCTAATACGGGCATCACGTAAGCCTATAAGTGACGGTCACAGCAGCGGAATTGTAGGAAATGCGAGTGGATCTGGTGGTGGTGCAGTGCCACGCATGCAATCAGGTCCCCCATGTATGCCTGGACAAGTCACCATACAGGTACGTGTACCTTACCGGGTAGTTGGTCTAGTTGTTGGGCCCAAAGGTGCTACAATTAAACACATTCAACAAGAGACTCAAACTTATATTGTGACACCGTCGCGCGAAAAAGAACCAATTTTTGAAGTTACTGGCTTGCCTGACAATGTAGACACTGCACGAAAGCAGATTGAAGCGCATATTGCCCTTCGAACTGGGACAGGATCTGGTAATGGAGATGCTAATACTATGCATTGTGGTGAATCGGTTGAGACGAATGAGTTCGCGAACCTGCCGACAATAAATTCATTAACACAAATACTAAATGATGATttaaattcagaaattttGTCGTCTATATACAAAAATTCAATTCCATCTGCACAGGACTATGCAAGTACTACAATGAAGATTCTTGGGAACGGTAGCAATTCCGTGAAGCCCATGCATGGCCATCATAGTGGCAATTGCTTTCAAAAAACTGAGTTTTCTGATATGGAAATAGCAGCAACTATAACGCCAACAGGAATATCAGACAAACATCTTCCCGGAAATGAAGTTACCATGCCCATAGCCAAGGCTAATGTTGTATTCCGTAATACGCCTAGTAAAACATTATCCTTCTGTCCTCCCACATCTACATCAGCATCGATTCATTCGAACTCTAATGCAAATATATTAACGCGATCTTGTTCATCTGCTTCTTCAACAACTTCAACAAAGAGCACCAACAATAGCGCCAACACACCTCCAGAAATATTGaatatatggaaaaatataagtGATTCAATTGACGTCGACGAGGGTATAGGGGATTCGCCCAGTATTTGGAACCAACAGGCAAATATTATACCCACAGCACACTGCTCACCGACAATCTCAATCAGTCCTACGGACTCGCTTTTGGGCTTGGGTGAGCATTCTGCAAGTCAAAAAAATATGCACCATACTAAAGATCCGACTATATGTAACAATCAGCAAAAGACTCAAGCCATTCAATTACAACCTAATCCtgaaaaatttatgattcaccGCGAATGTTTTGTTTGTAATGAAAATGATGTAACCACTGCTTTGGTTCCATGTGGACACAATATGTTTTGCATGGAATGCGCAAATCAAATCTGCATTTCTATGGAAGCAGTTTGTCCGGTTTGCAATTCGATTGTTTACCACGCAATGCGCATTTTAGgataa
- the myo gene encoding growth/differentiation factor 8, with translation MLAKSCCGWKKYKTYDPYHPPISKDNSILNENTQQNHSITDIHIRVHHNEIRFPVPCRFFCDCKTRRNDRMIILGRSRCNFLVNRCLAVAVVLILAAAHSANAETEIKSFSNSSNSSVSPEIVLLSNEKNINTNVLSEKNDSSISAEDQINENTELFQIKVQSKLAKKSSSLPKVSVSEDFTKVQSVSMYRNTLLNIESMLQRQLREKAKVDSLESIKMHILMRLNLKKLPNITKPISVPQNIIDNFYKDFNTSSTNSVWSRMTNADESHSSVPESFKSNDTYASDTMTDSYEESSSSQMQGDDANAVNEFQLMQGIELNKNQDTKTDIPTKNNGEEYEGILSHISNIYIFPEQIQPHVRHNRNADVFRFKIDVSYTDLSYATLHLYLRGWDWINKHQPELIGEINNQPSKDIVVIIHRAMKRANTTSFTHKGKIFEFRRSIPSGLGQWVNVDLKSLFGDLGSNTTQEILIKGAQPWMKPLVVTTDNTSKNPLTVHIEIGSQKKNRRRRSVYMDCTENDHDMRCCRYPLKVNFTSFGWHFVVAPTSFDAYFCSGDCKVGYLEQYPHTHLAALTTSATPCCSPTKMSSLSLLYFDDNHNLVLSVIPNMSVEGCSCS, from the exons ATGCTGGCCAAATCATGCTGCGgttggaaaaaatataagacTTACGATCCATATCATCCACCCATATCCAAAGATAAtagcattttaaatgaaaatactcAACAAAACCACTCAATCACAGATATTCACATAAGAGTACACCACAACGAAATCAGGTTTCCAGTTCCTTGCAGATTTTTCTGTGACTGCAAAACGAGAAGAAACGATCGAATGATTATACTTGGACGTTCGAGATGTAATTTCCTTGTAAACCGATGTCTAGCAGTCGCCGTAGTTTTAATCCTAGCGGCTGCACACAGTGCTAATGCTGAGACTGAAATAAAAAGCTTCAGTAATTCTTCCAACAGCAGCGTTAGTCCGGAAATCGTTTTGTTGAGtaacgaaaaaaatattaacacaAACGTACTTTCTGAAAAAAACGACTCTTCGATATCTGCCGAGGaccaaattaatgaaaatactGAATTATTCCAAATAAAAGTACAAAGTAagctggccaaaaaaagtTCTTCCCTACCAAAGGTATCAGTTTCAGAAGATTTCACAAAAGTTCAAAGTGTGTCTATGTACCGCAATACCCTTCTCAATATAGAAAGTATGCTGCAACGTCAATTGCGTGAGAAAGCCAAAGTGGACAGTTTAGAgtcaattaaaatgcatatacttatgcgcttaaatttaaaaaaacttccTAATATAACCAAACCAATATCAGTACcacaaaatataatagataatttttataagGACTTTAATACGTCCTCGACAAATTCAGTTTGGAGTCGCATGACAAATGCAGACGAATCTCATTCATCAGTCCcagaaagttttaagtcaaatGACACTTATGCCAGCGACACTATGACTGATTCATATGAAGAAAGTTCGTCCTCTCAAATGCAAGGAGATGATGCTAACGCTGTTaatgaatttcaattaatGCAAGGAATAGAGttgaataaaaatcaagatACAAAAACGGATATTCCCACTAAAAACAATGGAGAGGAATACGAGGGAATTCTTTCACACATTAGCAACATTTACATCTTTCCCGAAC AAATTCAACCTCATGTCCGACACAACCGTAATGCCGACGTTTTTCGGTTTAAAATTGACGTTAGCTATACGGATTTATCATACGCCACGCTTCATTTGTATTTACGTGGTTGGGACTGGATAAACAAACATCAGCCGGAGCTCATTGGAGAGATTAATAATCAGCCAAGTAAAGATATTGTAGTGATCATTCACCGTGCTATGAAGCGTGCAAATACCACAAGCTTTACTcataaaggaaaaatatttgagtTTCGTCGAAGTATTCCGTCAGGCCTAGGCCAATGGGTTAACGTTGATTTAAAATCTCTTTTTGGGGATCTTGGGTCAAACACCACGCAAGAAATTCTTATAAAAGGAGCACAACCCTGGATGAAGCCATTAGTAGTGACCACTGATAATACATCAAAAAATCCGTTG ACAGTTCATATAGAAATTGGGTCACAAAAAAAGAATCGGAGAAGGCGCAGCGTATATATGGACTGCACAGAAAATGATCATGACATGCGATGTTGTCGATATCCACTTAAAGTTAACTTCACCAGCTTTGGATGGCATTTCGTTGTGGCACCAACGTCATTTGATGCATACTTCTGCAGTGGAGATTGCAAAGTTGGTTACCTAGAGCAATATCCACATACACATTTAGCAGCCTTAACTACGTCGGCCACACCGTGTTGCTCACCAACAAAAATGAGTTCCTTAAGTTTGTTATATTTTGACGATAACCATAACCTGGTGTTAAGTGTTATACCAAATATGTCTGTCGAGGGTTGCAGCTGTTCCTAG
- the LOC138913749 gene encoding circumsporozoite protein-like — MKSRVALIKCNIVNFVVGDDEGALPPKQRQREEEPNEPSNRDQVRERRRRRRNRRRQEAAANQAAVGNAGQEAVAVGNAGQEAAAVGNAGQEAAAVGNAGQEAAAIGNAGQEAAAIGNAGQEAVANEA; from the exons ATGAAATCGCGTGTGGCCTTAATTAAATGC AACATTGTCAACTTCGTCGTAGGTGATGACGAGGGGGCTCTCCCCCCAAAACAACGCCAACGCGAAGAAGAACCAAACGAACCGTCAAACCGAGACCAGGTGCGCGAGCGCCGCCGGCGCCGCCGAAATCGCCGTCGACAGGAGGCTGCCGCCAATCAGGCCGCGGTCGGAAATGCTGGCCAGGAGGCGGTTGCGGTCGGAAATGCTGGTCAGGAGGCGGCTGCGGTCGGAAATGCTGGTCAGGAGGCGGCCGCGGTCGGAAATGCTGGCCAGGAGGCGGCCGCGATCGGAAATGCTGGCCAGGAGGCGGCCGCGATCGGAAATGCTGGCCAGGAGGCGGTAGCCAACGAggcttaa